GGGATATAACAAGTTTTAATAAGATCTTCAGTGCCACAGTTGGTATCTAATCATCAATGACTTCATGTTTACCAAGAGGATAATTATGTTGTAATACTAAAGTCTGATCTTCAAAAGTGGCGAAGGTAAGAGACCATACAATTTAATTAAGGTAGAAATTAGATTTATAAATCAGGAAAGCTGGAAAGAAAATAGCTACTCAGCTAgaataatgatttaaaaaaacactcttGAAATTACTGTGGTCTGTGTGAGCTTATACtactgctaaaaataaattgtgcaactttctttttctttttacatgctTTCAAGGGGTGCCAATAATTGTGCAAGGTGTTGTACTTTAAGTTGTACTTCaactttcagcttttatttttctaaatatataaaaagataattataaaaactgaaaaaaaaaaaaggtgttttgtcAATGAATCTGAATATaaccctgtttttattttatcatttaaaactgCTACTGGTGTTACTGTTTGGGGTtcactggattttctttttttcaaatgtttctaacaattttctattttaagattGTGGCACACAGGTTTAAATCTCACATTTACTGTGAAGGGAAAACAAGCAGTAAGCAGCTTTCCACATAGTTTCagactgatttaaaataattatgtagTAATGTCATTATTAGGAACCCTCCTAGCTTTACATTGGGGTCGTGCTGCAAATTGAAGACTGTGATTGTAATGTGTGTTCTacttaaaaaatcaaaaaaaaaatctatctgcTGTTTCCCTTTAAGATcactcattaaaaacaaataagattCTTGGATTTGAAGTGTGAATTTACTCCCATAAGCCATAGTTcattatagttatttttttactatgcTTTATCTACATTCAAAAATTAGTTTTCCTTTGTTTACCTCTTAATGATTACTTATTGTATCCATTTCTTctaattatttaacatttttttgtgatggATGTGAATCAGACCAACCACAACCTACAACTAGCTGGTGTTTAATATAATGTTTACCCGTGCTGTAAACACAAAGCTGGTTGATTTTGCTACTTGTCTCTCTGATCACCACTGTGTTCCAAATCATGGGACAGAAATCTGTAGAAATATGCAAACGTGTATCAGAGTTGTAATGACATTATTGTTGTAATCCACTGTCAGTTGTGTAATCactatttatttcttatctATAACTTTTTGATAAGTGAAAGTCAGTGGGTTAATTCTATTTATCAATAATATGAATTGAATGTGCTGTTGACCAGaactgattaataaaaacaaatgatcagtaaaattattaaaatgctaaaagtgGGATCATTACTTTCTTGTTAACATCTCTCTTCTTGCTCCTCTTACAATGTCCTACGCAGAGCTTAACTGACCTGATGTTTGACCTTCATTCAATTCAAAAGGTGAATCTCACAGATTTTTACCTTGCAGCTAATTATTCCCAAAGTtctgttttgcagaaaatttgaatattatatagattggaacaaaataaaattgattgttAACACAGGAATGTCAACATACTGAAAAGATTAAGGACAACTTAGAGAACCCAATTAACCtgatagtcatgtttttggactgcaacttttagatgtgcctctgctgcaccacacctgaatacaataattaggtcattagcaaggctctggagaactgatctacacaaggaggaggtaattaagccatttgaGTCCAGTGTTTTgcacctgtggcacatctaaaaacagcaggacaccggcccttgaggactggagatTGGCACCTGtgatttagagaaaccaattaacctgacagatTTTGGACTGTCGTAagttgaaattaaatgtaaaatttgccATGGAAATCAATTTGATTTGCGTTTATTTAAACGAcaaatcatcatcattatttgAGCTCATTTAAAAGATTACACAAAGTCAAGTCGTTCAGAAAGGAGTGATTCAGGAACCAGTAGTTTGGGCATGGCTGGGGTCGATTTTCTGTGTGACACATGAGTCGCAACCTTTATTTGTGTCCCCTCTCGGTTCGATTGAAAGTCATGGCAGATCCTGACCTGATAAGAACTGTCCTGTACACGATCAATAACCTTTTACAACAGGAGAAATACAAAGCCGCCTTGGCTGTTGTGAAGGGATTCAGGAACGGAGCTGTGTGAGTAAAACACAAGCAGCTAGTTAGCTTAGCCGCGTTAGTTATACAGCTGCAGTCCTAACTGCGTTTAGTCATCAAGCCATTCATCTCATACGGAGTCGAAGATAATAAATTATGTTTGCAGTAGTAGTTACtgttatttcacttaaaatcaGGTGTGTTTTAACTGAGtgaatcatgtttgttttaggtATGGAGCAAAGATCAGAGCACCACATGCCCTGGTCATGACATTTCTGTTTAGAAGTGGCAGGTCAGTCACTGATGTGAACATTTACTTCAATTACTTACAACGTTGTCTATTTTGGATGTGAACACATTGAATTTATTCCCATTGTAGCCTAAAAGACAAACTTCGAGCCATTTTGAAAGCCACATACACCCACTCCAGGAACCTGGCCTGCTTTGTGTTCACATACAAAGGACTGCAAGTCTTACAGCAAAAGATCCAAGGAAAGAGTCTCCAGTCCCACTCCTTCCTCGCTGCCTGTGTTGGAGGATGGCTGGTGTTTGGAGACAACAACAATATTAACAGTCAGGTAGAGTATGATGCTTTGTAGGTCAGGAGTGTCTGGGGggaataaaattgttaaaaactgCTTAATAAAAGTTTCCTTAGCTGCCGTTCTGTGTTCACCTGTTTGGGTTCATAAAGCttgttcaaaaatgaaaaatctatgTACAAATACCAACAGAATATGTTCCAACTTTAGACTTGGagaggaaaaatgtatttaagtctttttatgagggagaaaaaacatatttagtctttttattAACAAACACAAGTCCTAAAAAAATCATAGTTACTAATTCTAATGATACTTACCATAAAATGTTAAGATCTGACCATTAGTCCATCTCTGTGCATCTTGGACGTCTCGACAATCTGACTAGAATATGTACAGATTAGAAAACCTACTTCCTATGTCCTAAGCCCAGTGGGATGCACCCAGCTCACTCATGATTGTACTGACATAGACCAAACTTTGACTTGATTCTCTTATCTCTTTCCCCATCCTTTAAAGTTACTGATTTTATCTGTTTCCTGGGGCCGATTGATTTCCCGTGTTTTaacagtttcttatttttttatgttatcaCTTCAGATCAACATGTACCTGCTGTCCAGAATCCTATTCGCCTTGTCTCGACTGGCTGTCGAAAAAGGATTCATCCCTGCCCCCAAACAAGACCCTTTCCCACTCTTTGCCACGCTGGTGTGGGGAATCGTGTTGTGGTTGTTTGAGTATTACCCCCACACCCTTCAACCCTCCCTTCAGTCCTCCATGAATTATCTTTATCATGACAGCAACGTGTGGCATGACATCTCAGACTTCCTTGTTTATAATAAGCCAAGGATTGCTGGATCTTAGAAATGACACTTTACTGATTTCTTTAGTCTTTCTGATAAtgattgaataaatatttttttaataatcaaacttttcttgttaATGGTTGCATTTTTAACTCTTGATATGACACTGTACTATGACATTTAATTAaccatttttactttattttgtgaTATCTGTGGAATTTGATCATGATTGCAAAGCACTACgttcattttctgttcacacTGTACCTTGTATGATATTTTTGGGGAAGTTTTGTCTAAGTCcagaatttgtttaatttttaaatttcaataataaaagaaatatattcatttatGATCGTTGGTTATTTGTTAAGTTTTAGGAATAACATGTTTGATAAAAGATTTATGAGTAAAATACAAAGTATTACACATACACAATACTCTGTAATATACAGTGTATTGTACTGAAATTCAACAACCtgctaaaatgaaaattaaataaccTGACTCAATCACAAATGGATGAccccatttatttattgaaaataaacaaatggggtttattttagaaatcagTGAAAAACTAAATTGATGAAAGACACACAATATGTTCAATGGGATAAAaccaaaattatgtttaaatgcCATTTTAAGGACCCTAAAAACACTAATTCTGAAATGATCTGTGCTTTAACTTTTACACATAAAGCATGTATTTGTGCAATAAattttttgcagcttctgaCAATTTAGGATATTTTGGTCAAATATCAATACACCTAATTTATAACTAAAGGTTTTCAAGCTATTTTCTGCTGCTTATTTCAGGTCTCTAAAGTGATACCACAAAGTTTTCATTGAAGAACTTATCTTGATCCTGTGaggttcttactttttttgcaaagaaaatgtctgtgttTGGACATTCAAACTCCTATTGATATGACAAGATGGAGGTTCTCTCCAAGTGGTGGTTTGATTTTGTATTAGTTCTGACTCGAGGAACAATTTGTTCACCATGAATGATGCCTCGTAAGAAACCCCACAGGTCCGTCAGCTCGCACTACTTAAAGAAGTTTTTATCTAAGTGCCTTTAGGGAGCCTGGGATGTGgaattcattttaaagtgttATTTCATTGTGTTGCTATATATGATATTGTGTAATGTGattgttatatattttaaattctcTGAAGTTTatgtacagtattttatttagttgaacTAAGTACTTGCctttttacatatatatgtaaCAATAcaagtataaatatatatatatatatatatatgtatatataaaaaatccccttctcacccaccgtgggtggttcttatcctctgagctcgggtcctctaccagaagcctgggagcttgagggttctgcgcagtatcttggctgtgccaaggactgcacatttctggactgagatgtctgatgttgttcctgggatctgttgtagccattggtccagtttgggggtgactgccccgagggccccgatgaccacaggcaccgctgtggtcttcaccttccaggccctctccagttcctccctgaggccctggtatttctctagtttctcatgctcctttttcctgatgttgcagtcgcttggtattgctacatctaccacaacggcttccctctgttgtttatccactacgacaatgtctggttggttcgccattaccattttgtctgtctggatctggaagtcccacaggatcttagctctggcgttctccgtcacctttgggggtgtttcccactttgatctcggggtttccagtccatattctgcacagatgtttctgtacactatgcctgcaacttggttatgtcgttccatgtacgctttccatgccagtatcttgcaccctgctgttatgtgctggactgtctcaggggtctgcttgcacaacctacaccttgggtcttgtctggtgtggtatatctgggcctctattgctctggtgtttagggcctgttcctgggcggccaggatgagggcctctgtgctgtccttgagtccagctttatccagccattggtaggatttactgatatcagccacttgggttatttgctggtggtacatcccatgtaggggcttgtc
Above is a genomic segment from Xiphophorus couchianus chromosome 20, X_couchianus-1.0, whole genome shotgun sequence containing:
- the pxmp4 gene encoding peroxisomal membrane protein 4, encoding MSRNLYLCPLSVRLKVMADPDLIRTVLYTINNLLQQEKYKAALAVVKGFRNGAVYGAKIRAPHALVMTFLFRSGSLKDKLRAILKATYTHSRNLACFVFTYKGLQVLQQKIQGKSLQSHSFLAACVGGWLVFGDNNNINSQINMYLLSRILFALSRLAVEKGFIPAPKQDPFPLFATLVWGIVLWLFEYYPHTLQPSLQSSMNYLYHDSNVWHDISDFLVYNKPRIAGS